One genomic region from Opisthocomus hoazin isolate bOpiHoa1 chromosome Z, bOpiHoa1.hap1, whole genome shotgun sequence encodes:
- the CD274 gene encoding programmed cell death 1 ligand 1 isoform X2 produces MEKPLVLFIFLFYWHLLNALFTVEAPQSLYTVEHGKNVTMECTFPVNGKLKFRELSVSWEKKDELKKQVYVLLRGEEDFKSQHSDFKGRIKLLKENLNFGKSLLQITDVKLRDAGFYRCLIGYGGADYKTINLKVKAPYRRITKGVVSTGENEWKLTCQSEGYPEAEVIWQNREYEDLSDKANTTYETGSDQLYRVTSTLTIKSRIDEIFYCIFWNKELQENTSAILHIADSADGVLWTESRRFVGEILIMTAFFGSVLLFTLCVRKEWNLLGIWAFFPSAVQRR; encoded by the exons ATGGAAAAGCCtttggttttgtttatatttttattctaCTGGCATTTGCTAAACG ctttattCACGGTTGAAGCTCCCCAGTCACTTTACACTGTGGAACATGGGAAGAATGTGACCATGGAATGCACATTTCCAGTGAATGGGAAATTAAAGTTTAGAGAGTTAAGTGTCAGCTGGGAAAAGAAAGACGAGTTAAAGAAACAGGTTTATGTACTTCTCAGAGGAGAGGAAGACTTCAAAAGTCAGCACAGTGACTTTAAGGGAAGAATAAAATTGTTGAAAGAGAACCTGAACTTTGGAAAATCTCTCCTTCAGATCACTGATGTGAAGCTCAGAGATGCAGGGTTTTACCGCTGTCTTATTGGCTACGGGGGAGCCGACTACAAGACAATCAATCTGAAAGTTAAGG CTCCTTATAGACGTATAACCAAAGGAGTGGTGAGCACAGGAGAGAACGAATGGAAGTTGACATGTCAGTCAGAAGGATACCCAGAAGCAGAAGTGATATGGCAAAACAGAGAATATGAAGATTTGAGTGATAAGGCAAACACAACTTATGAAACTGGAAGCGACCAGCTGTATCGTGTGACAAGTACCCTTACAATCAAAAGTAGGATTGATGAGATTTTTTACTGTATATTCTGGAATAAAGAGCTGCAAGAAAATACATCTGCCATTTTACATATAGCAG ATTCAGCTGATGGTGTCCTGTGGACTGAGAGCAGACGTTTTGTTGGAGAAATTCTCATTATGACTGCTTTCTTTGGATCAGTGCTCCTGTTTACGCTCTGCGTAAGAAAAg AATGGAACCTccttggaatatgggcttttttcccctcagcagtACAGAGAAGGTGA
- the LOC104330795 gene encoding programmed cell death 1 ligand 2 isoform X2, whose amino-acid sequence MFQTLTILLLETQLCVVSALFTVEVPQQLYVVEYGSNVTMECRFPVNGSLNLGLLTVVWEQKRQGQPKPKEVYTLRNGKAIPLSQHHDYTGRAALLHSELKLGRAILQITSAKITDAGSYLCLIDYQGVDYKYITLEVKASYKRINTQVMRKPGEDKFVFICQSEGFPLAEVFWQNEKNFNLSGSTNTTYTLTADGLYNVTSILTFKPNMSENYSCVFWNKELNGETSAHISTSDKKRKLNANLKDENRDDFNSQTETLYMSTVTASRDSGNVGL is encoded by the exons ATGTTCCAGACCCTCACAATCCTGTTGCTGGAAACGCAGCTCTGCGTGGTTTCAG CTTTATTTACCGTTGAAGTTCCTCAACAGCTATATGTCGTGGAGTACGGCAGCAATGTGACCATGGAATGCAGGTTCCCTGTGAACGGCTCGTTAAACCTAGGACTCCTGACTGTTGTTTGGGAGCAAAAAAGGCAGGGCCAGCCAAAACCCAAAGAGGTGTACACACTCCGCAACGGGAAGGCAATCCCTTTGTCCCAGCATCACGACTACACAGGAAGAGCAGCACTTCTGCACAGCGAACTGAAACTGGGACGAGCTATCCTTCAGATCACCAGTGCGAAGATCACAGATGCGGGATCATACCTTTGTCTCATTGACTACCAGGGCGTGGACTACAAGTACATTACTTTGGAAGTAAAAG CATCCTACAAGCGAATAAACACGCAAGTAATGAGAAAACCAGGTGAAGACAAGTTTGTTTTCATCTGCCAATCAGAAGGATTTCCTCTGGCAGAGGTTTTCTGGCAAAACGAGAAGAACTTCAATCTTAGTGGATCTACAAATACCACCTATACACTGACTGCAGATGGCCTCTACAATGTCACCAGCATCCTGACGTTCAAACCAAATATGAGTGAGAACTACAGCTGCGTGTTCTGGAATAAAGAACTGAATGGAGAAACTTCAGCTCACATTTCCACTTCAG acaagaaaagaaaactgaacgCTAACCTGAAAGATGAGAACA gagATGATTTTAACTCTCAGACTGAGACTTTGTATATGTCAACTGTCACAGCTTCAAGAGACAGTGGGAATGTGGGTCTGTGA
- the LOC104330795 gene encoding programmed cell death 1 ligand 2 isoform X1 — protein sequence MFQTLTILLLETQLCVVSALFTVEVPQQLYVVEYGSNVTMECRFPVNGSLNLGLLTVVWEQKRQGQPKPKEVYTLRNGKAIPLSQHHDYTGRAALLHSELKLGRAILQITSAKITDAGSYLCLIDYQGVDYKYITLEVKASYKRINTQVMRKPGEDKFVFICQSEGFPLAEVFWQNEKNFNLSGSTNTTYTLTADGLYNVTSILTFKPNMSENYSCVFWNKELNGETSAHISTSALMSTQYSGQKSLIFFIIPTCVMVAVLLSALIIFQKRKSFKNGQPEKDKKRKLNANLKDENRDDFNSQTETLYMSTVTASRDSGNVGL from the exons ATGTTCCAGACCCTCACAATCCTGTTGCTGGAAACGCAGCTCTGCGTGGTTTCAG CTTTATTTACCGTTGAAGTTCCTCAACAGCTATATGTCGTGGAGTACGGCAGCAATGTGACCATGGAATGCAGGTTCCCTGTGAACGGCTCGTTAAACCTAGGACTCCTGACTGTTGTTTGGGAGCAAAAAAGGCAGGGCCAGCCAAAACCCAAAGAGGTGTACACACTCCGCAACGGGAAGGCAATCCCTTTGTCCCAGCATCACGACTACACAGGAAGAGCAGCACTTCTGCACAGCGAACTGAAACTGGGACGAGCTATCCTTCAGATCACCAGTGCGAAGATCACAGATGCGGGATCATACCTTTGTCTCATTGACTACCAGGGCGTGGACTACAAGTACATTACTTTGGAAGTAAAAG CATCCTACAAGCGAATAAACACGCAAGTAATGAGAAAACCAGGTGAAGACAAGTTTGTTTTCATCTGCCAATCAGAAGGATTTCCTCTGGCAGAGGTTTTCTGGCAAAACGAGAAGAACTTCAATCTTAGTGGATCTACAAATACCACCTATACACTGACTGCAGATGGCCTCTACAATGTCACCAGCATCCTGACGTTCAAACCAAATATGAGTGAGAACTACAGCTGCGTGTTCTGGAATAAAGAACTGAATGGAGAAACTTCAGCTCACATTTCCACTTCAG CTTTAATGAGTACACAGTATAGTGGACAAAAATCCCTGATCTTTTTTATCATCCCCACGTGTGTGATGGTAGCTGTCCTTCTCTCTGCACTAATaatctttcaaaagagaaaatcaTTCAAGAATGGGCAACCCGAAAAAG acaagaaaagaaaactgaacgCTAACCTGAAAGATGAGAACA gagATGATTTTAACTCTCAGACTGAGACTTTGTATATGTCAACTGTCACAGCTTCAAGAGACAGTGGGAATGTGGGTCTGTGA
- the CD274 gene encoding programmed cell death 1 ligand 1 isoform X1 produces MEKPLVLFIFLFYWHLLNALFTVEAPQSLYTVEHGKNVTMECTFPVNGKLKFRELSVSWEKKDELKKQVYVLLRGEEDFKSQHSDFKGRIKLLKENLNFGKSLLQITDVKLRDAGFYRCLIGYGGADYKTINLKVKAPYRRITKGVVSTGENEWKLTCQSEGYPEAEVIWQNREYEDLSDKANTTYETGSDQLYRVTSTLTIKSRIDEIFYCIFWNKELQENTSAILHIADSADGVLWTESRRFVGEILIMTAFFGSVLLFTLCVRKVRANKDSRTTVAISSTAKLSKDKDTHDCRATSFEDKELKYMQIEET; encoded by the exons ATGGAAAAGCCtttggttttgtttatatttttattctaCTGGCATTTGCTAAACG ctttattCACGGTTGAAGCTCCCCAGTCACTTTACACTGTGGAACATGGGAAGAATGTGACCATGGAATGCACATTTCCAGTGAATGGGAAATTAAAGTTTAGAGAGTTAAGTGTCAGCTGGGAAAAGAAAGACGAGTTAAAGAAACAGGTTTATGTACTTCTCAGAGGAGAGGAAGACTTCAAAAGTCAGCACAGTGACTTTAAGGGAAGAATAAAATTGTTGAAAGAGAACCTGAACTTTGGAAAATCTCTCCTTCAGATCACTGATGTGAAGCTCAGAGATGCAGGGTTTTACCGCTGTCTTATTGGCTACGGGGGAGCCGACTACAAGACAATCAATCTGAAAGTTAAGG CTCCTTATAGACGTATAACCAAAGGAGTGGTGAGCACAGGAGAGAACGAATGGAAGTTGACATGTCAGTCAGAAGGATACCCAGAAGCAGAAGTGATATGGCAAAACAGAGAATATGAAGATTTGAGTGATAAGGCAAACACAACTTATGAAACTGGAAGCGACCAGCTGTATCGTGTGACAAGTACCCTTACAATCAAAAGTAGGATTGATGAGATTTTTTACTGTATATTCTGGAATAAAGAGCTGCAAGAAAATACATCTGCCATTTTACATATAGCAG ATTCAGCTGATGGTGTCCTGTGGACTGAGAGCAGACGTTTTGTTGGAGAAATTCTCATTATGACTGCTTTCTTTGGATCAGTGCTCCTGTTTACGCTCTGCGTAAGAAAAg ttagaGCAAATAAGGACAGCAGAACAACTGTGGCGATTTCATCAACTGCAA AGCTGTCGAAAGATAAGGACACACACGACTGCAGAGCTACTTCTTTTGAAGACAAAGAGCTGAAAT ATATGCAAATTGAAGAGACCTAG